The following proteins are co-located in the Bordetella bronchialis genome:
- a CDS encoding dihydrodipicolinate synthase family protein has translation MKTTPVTVDDLRRSVIAVPPLARNADLSLNTQANTALLRHLEQGGVRSVMYGGNANFYNVAVSEYARIVDFLAEQAGTDTWVLPSAGPDYGKLMDQAAILKSRAFPTAMLLPMSFPFSDAGLADGIRRFSDAISRPVVVYIKSSDYIAPATLGRLVEEGRIVAVKYAVVRRDPAQDPYLSALLKAVDARLMVSGIGERPAIVHCREFGLQSFTSGSVCVAPRGSMLLLRLLQEGRVAEAERVRAAYMPLEDCRDEISPIRVLHDAVTLAGVADMGPMLPLLTGLSAAERERVAPVARALLARDRDMQPA, from the coding sequence ATGAAAACCACGCCCGTTACGGTCGACGACCTGCGCCGTTCGGTGATCGCCGTCCCGCCGCTTGCCCGCAATGCCGACCTGAGCCTGAATACGCAGGCCAATACGGCCCTGCTGCGCCACCTGGAGCAGGGGGGCGTGCGCAGCGTCATGTACGGCGGCAATGCCAACTTCTATAACGTCGCGGTGAGCGAATACGCGCGCATCGTGGACTTCCTGGCGGAACAGGCGGGTACCGATACGTGGGTACTGCCTTCCGCGGGGCCCGATTACGGCAAATTGATGGACCAGGCGGCCATCCTGAAATCGCGGGCGTTTCCGACGGCGATGCTGCTGCCCATGTCTTTCCCGTTCAGCGACGCCGGGCTGGCGGACGGCATCCGCCGCTTCAGCGATGCCATATCCCGCCCCGTGGTGGTCTACATCAAGTCATCCGACTACATTGCGCCCGCCACGCTGGGCCGCCTGGTGGAGGAAGGCCGCATCGTCGCCGTGAAGTACGCCGTGGTGCGACGCGACCCGGCCCAGGATCCGTATCTGTCCGCCCTGTTGAAGGCGGTGGACGCGCGCCTGATGGTAAGCGGCATCGGCGAGCGCCCGGCCATCGTCCATTGCCGCGAGTTCGGCCTGCAGAGTTTCACCTCGGGTTCGGTATGCGTGGCGCCGCGCGGCTCCATGCTGTTGCTGCGGTTGCTGCAGGAAGGCCGGGTGGCCGAGGCCGAGCGCGTCCGCGCGGCCTACATGCCGCTGGAGGACTGCCGCGACGAGATCAGCCCGATACGCGTGTTGCACGACGCGGTGACGCTGGCTGGTGTCGCGGACATGGGGCCGATGCTGCCGCTGCTGACGGGCCTGTCGGCCGCCGAACGCGAACGCGTCGCACCGGTGGCTCGCGCGCTGCTGGCGCGCGATCGCGACATGCAGCCCGCCTGA
- a CDS encoding DUF4286 family protein has product MDRSPQGGPVSSADVLLLKLPGQRMSPERLAALTRELGRPGQGGPLAVQGYAGVDTEETYVYCRLAGPGGQAPHDLQARAAEVCPGAAMRWLRRLSDLPGASAGRPAAWHYIVETDVLPEADQDLNDWYDQEHLPGLAGVPGTVRAERFACHEAAPRYHACYDLETLETFGSPPWLAVRATAWSDRVRPSFRNTKRTMFKPIA; this is encoded by the coding sequence ATGGATCGTTCACCGCAGGGCGGACCGGTATCGTCGGCCGATGTTTTGCTGCTGAAGCTGCCCGGGCAGCGCATGAGCCCCGAGCGCCTGGCGGCGCTGACACGCGAATTGGGGCGGCCAGGGCAGGGCGGCCCGCTTGCCGTACAGGGCTATGCGGGCGTGGACACCGAGGAAACCTACGTCTATTGCCGGTTGGCGGGCCCGGGCGGCCAGGCGCCGCATGACTTGCAGGCTCGCGCGGCGGAAGTCTGTCCCGGCGCCGCCATGCGATGGTTGCGCAGGCTATCGGACCTTCCCGGTGCGTCGGCCGGGCGCCCTGCCGCCTGGCACTACATTGTCGAGACGGATGTGCTGCCCGAGGCCGACCAGGACCTGAACGACTGGTATGACCAGGAACACCTGCCCGGGCTGGCGGGCGTGCCGGGCACCGTGCGGGCGGAACGTTTCGCGTGCCACGAGGCCGCGCCACGCTACCACGCCTGCTATGACCTGGAAACGCTGGAGACGTTCGGCAGCCCGCCGTGGCTCGCGGTACGGGCCACGGCATGGAGCGACCGGGTGCGGCCATCGTTCCGCAATACCAAGCGGACGATGTTCAAGCCCATTGCGTAG
- a CDS encoding DUF3579 domain-containing protein, whose amino-acid sequence MRQFVILGVTEEGQRFRPSDWAERLAGVMSQFRPPGSAPASPLYYSPYVLPVIIDGHSSVVVDERLRELEPLAWKFVMDFAKDNRLKTEEREIVPPA is encoded by the coding sequence GTGCGACAATTCGTCATCCTAGGTGTTACGGAAGAAGGCCAGCGATTTCGACCCAGCGATTGGGCCGAACGGCTCGCCGGCGTCATGTCGCAGTTCCGCCCCCCGGGTAGCGCCCCCGCCAGTCCGCTGTATTACTCGCCCTACGTGCTGCCCGTCATCATCGATGGCCACAGTAGCGTGGTCGTGGACGAACGCCTGCGGGAACTCGAGCCGCTGGCCTGGAAGTTCGTCATGGATTTCGCCAAGGACAACCGGCTCAAGACGGAAGAACGGGAGATCGTTCCTCCGGCCTAG
- a CDS encoding FadR/GntR family transcriptional regulator: MLDRSQRVRLGDQLYGQIFDRIASGDLNVGDKLPSEHEICEQFGVSRPVVREALLRLRADGLVSAYQGLGTFVIHQPAPRLKTFGDVQNVGAYLRAQEVRVALEGDAARLAALRRTEEQLKKIVEAHEFFAQGLAQGQVSAEADLAFHASIAEASGNDFFLGVLETIHESIHGFMRLSLNLTRTGSRQRAERVMDEHASILAAIREQDGERARTAMQFHLGQARYRLVDRDRD; the protein is encoded by the coding sequence ATGCTCGATCGCAGCCAGCGCGTGCGCCTGGGCGACCAGCTGTATGGACAGATCTTCGACCGCATCGCTTCCGGCGATCTGAATGTGGGCGATAAGCTGCCGTCGGAACACGAGATCTGCGAGCAGTTCGGCGTGTCGCGCCCCGTGGTGCGCGAGGCGCTGCTGCGCTTGCGCGCCGACGGCCTGGTCAGCGCGTACCAGGGGCTCGGCACCTTCGTCATCCATCAGCCGGCGCCGCGGCTGAAAACCTTCGGCGACGTGCAGAACGTCGGGGCGTACCTGCGCGCGCAGGAAGTGCGGGTGGCCCTGGAAGGCGACGCGGCACGGCTGGCGGCGCTGCGTCGTACCGAGGAACAGCTGAAGAAAATCGTCGAGGCGCACGAGTTCTTCGCCCAGGGGCTGGCGCAGGGCCAGGTATCCGCCGAGGCCGACCTGGCCTTCCACGCCAGTATCGCGGAGGCCAGCGGCAATGACTTCTTCCTGGGCGTACTGGAAACCATCCATGAGTCCATACATGGCTTTATGCGGCTGTCGCTCAACCTTACGCGCACCGGTTCGCGGCAGCGCGCCGAGCGGGTGATGGACGAGCACGCCAGCATCCTCGCGGCCATACGCGAACAGGACGGCGAACGCGCGCGTACCGCCATGCAGTTCCATCTGGGGCAGGCCCGCTATCGCCTGGTGGATCGCGACCGGGATTGA
- the argG gene encoding argininosuccinate synthase — translation MATILQHIPVGQKVGIAFSGGLDTSAALHWMREKGAVPYAYTANLGQPDEPDYDEIPRRAMQYGAEKARLVDCRSQLVAEGIAALQSGAFHISTAGITYFNTTPIGRAVTGTMLVAAMKEDDVNIWGDGSTFKGNDIERFYRYGLLTNPDLKIYKPWLDQTFIDELGGRAEMSEYMRQAGFEYRMSAEKAYSTDSNMLGATHEAKDLEHLNSGIRIVQPIMGVAFWRDEVEVKREEVTVRFVEGRPVALNGVEYNDPVALMLEANRIGGRHGLGMSDQIENRIIEAKSRGIYEAPGMALLFIAYERLVTGIHNEDTIEQYRDNGRKLGRLLYQGRWFDPQAIMLRETAQRWVARAVTGEVTVELRRGNDYSIVNTDSPNLTYKPERLTMEKGESVFSPQDRIGQLTMRNLDITDTRDKLFTYVKAGLLAPSAGAALPQIKEDKK, via the coding sequence ATGGCAACCATCCTTCAGCACATCCCCGTCGGCCAGAAGGTCGGCATCGCGTTTTCAGGCGGTCTGGACACCAGCGCCGCGCTTCACTGGATGCGCGAGAAAGGCGCCGTGCCCTATGCGTACACCGCCAACCTCGGCCAGCCCGATGAACCGGACTACGACGAGATCCCCCGTCGCGCCATGCAGTACGGCGCTGAAAAAGCGCGCCTGGTCGACTGCCGCAGCCAACTGGTGGCCGAAGGCATCGCCGCGCTGCAAAGCGGCGCCTTCCATATTTCCACGGCCGGCATCACGTATTTCAATACGACCCCCATCGGACGCGCCGTGACGGGCACCATGCTGGTGGCCGCCATGAAGGAAGACGACGTCAATATCTGGGGCGACGGCAGCACGTTCAAGGGTAACGACATCGAGCGCTTCTACCGCTACGGCCTGCTGACCAATCCCGACCTGAAGATCTACAAGCCCTGGCTGGACCAGACCTTCATCGACGAGCTGGGCGGCCGCGCGGAAATGTCCGAGTACATGCGCCAGGCCGGATTCGAATACCGCATGTCGGCTGAAAAGGCCTATTCCACCGACTCCAACATGCTGGGCGCCACGCACGAGGCCAAGGACCTGGAGCACCTGAACTCGGGCATCCGGATCGTGCAGCCCATCATGGGCGTGGCCTTCTGGCGCGACGAGGTCGAGGTCAAGCGCGAGGAAGTCACCGTGCGCTTCGTGGAAGGCCGCCCGGTGGCCCTGAACGGCGTGGAGTACAACGACCCGGTCGCTCTGATGCTGGAAGCCAACCGCATCGGCGGGCGCCATGGGCTGGGCATGAGCGACCAGATCGAGAACCGCATCATCGAAGCCAAGAGCCGCGGCATCTACGAAGCTCCCGGCATGGCGCTGCTGTTCATCGCCTACGAGCGCCTGGTCACCGGCATCCACAACGAAGACACCATCGAGCAGTACCGCGACAACGGCCGCAAGCTGGGCCGCCTGCTGTACCAGGGACGCTGGTTCGACCCGCAGGCCATCATGCTGCGCGAGACCGCGCAGCGGTGGGTCGCGCGCGCCGTCACCGGCGAGGTCACCGTCGAGCTGCGCCGCGGCAACGACTACTCCATCGTCAATACCGATTCCCCCAACCTGACGTACAAGCCGGAACGCCTGACGATGGAAAAGGGCGAATCCGTGTTCTCGCCGCAAGACCGTATCGGCCAGCTCACGATGCGCAACCTGGATATCACCGATACGCGCGACAAGCTGTTCACCTATGTGAAGGCCGGCCTGCTGGCGCCTTCGGCCGGCGCCGCCCTGCCGCAGATCAAGGAAGACAAGAAGTAA
- a CDS encoding 2-hydroxyacid dehydrogenase, with translation MTAKHRIIQVGSYAGSPTANERLARDYDVVELWKYPDRKAALAEHGKGIDVLVTSASFGCTADMIEALPDLKAICSWGVGYETIDVQAALRRGVQVSNTPDVLTDCVADLAWGLMLAAARRIAYGDRFVRAGGWGQVHGSIPLGARVSGKKLGIVGLGRIGQAIAKRGAGFDMDVRYHSRNKRDDVPYAYEGSLVDLAAWADFLVVATVGGPGTHHLISRQVLEALGPKGTIINIARGPVIDEAALVQALQEGKLGNAALDVFEHEPKVPDALKANDNVVLLPHIGSATYETRRDMEDLMLQNLEAYLRTGKVVTPVSA, from the coding sequence ATGACCGCCAAGCACCGCATCATCCAGGTCGGCTCCTATGCCGGCTCCCCCACCGCGAATGAACGGCTTGCCCGCGACTACGACGTCGTCGAATTGTGGAAATACCCCGACCGCAAGGCCGCCCTTGCCGAACATGGCAAGGGCATCGACGTGCTGGTCACGTCCGCCAGCTTCGGTTGCACGGCCGACATGATCGAGGCCTTGCCGGACCTGAAAGCCATCTGCAGCTGGGGCGTGGGCTATGAGACGATCGACGTCCAGGCTGCGCTGCGCCGCGGCGTCCAGGTCAGCAATACGCCCGATGTCCTGACGGACTGCGTGGCGGACCTGGCCTGGGGCCTCATGCTGGCGGCGGCGCGCCGCATTGCCTACGGCGATCGCTTCGTGCGCGCGGGCGGATGGGGCCAGGTGCATGGCAGCATCCCGCTCGGCGCCCGCGTAAGCGGCAAAAAACTGGGCATCGTCGGCCTTGGCCGCATCGGCCAGGCGATCGCCAAGCGCGGCGCCGGTTTCGATATGGACGTGCGCTATCACAGCCGCAACAAGCGCGACGATGTCCCTTATGCGTATGAAGGCTCGCTGGTCGACCTGGCCGCATGGGCCGATTTCCTGGTCGTGGCCACGGTCGGCGGCCCGGGCACGCATCACCTGATATCGCGCCAGGTCCTGGAAGCCCTGGGCCCCAAGGGCACGATCATCAACATCGCGCGCGGTCCGGTCATCGACGAAGCCGCGCTGGTGCAAGCCCTGCAGGAGGGCAAGCTGGGCAATGCGGCGCTGGACGTTTTCGAGCACGAGCCCAAGGTGCCTGATGCCCTGAAGGCCAACGACAACGTCGTGCTCCTGCCGCATATCGGCAGCGCGACGTACGAGACCCGCCGCGATATGGAAGACCTGATGCTGCAAAACCTGGAGGCCTACCTGCGCACCGGCAAGGTGGTGACGCCGGTCTCCGCATAG
- the argF gene encoding ornithine carbamoyltransferase: MTTASTQTGPLRHFLQFRDFSAAEIAYVLDRARLIKDKFKRYEPHMTLHDRTLAMVFEKASTRTRVSFEAGMYQLGGSVINLTSNDSQLGRAEPIEDTARVISRMVDIVMIRTFEQTRIERFASHSRVPVINGLTNEFHPCQILADIFTYVEHRGPIAGKTVAWVGDANNMSYTWLQAAEMLGFTLHVSTPSGYELDPVRIGSPPDTVLRQFKDPMEACRGAHLVTTDVWTSMGYEAENEQRRAAFADWCVDADMMAVAAPDAVFMHCLPAHRGEEVTGEVIDGPQSVVWDEAENRLHVQKALMEFLLLGRLS, from the coding sequence ATGACAACAGCAAGCACCCAAACCGGCCCCTTGCGCCATTTCCTGCAGTTCCGCGACTTTTCCGCCGCTGAAATCGCCTACGTGCTCGATCGCGCGCGCCTGATCAAGGACAAGTTCAAGCGCTACGAACCGCATATGACGCTGCACGACCGCACGCTGGCGATGGTGTTCGAGAAGGCCAGCACGCGCACGCGCGTTTCCTTCGAAGCGGGCATGTACCAACTGGGCGGATCGGTCATCAACCTGACCTCCAACGATTCCCAGCTGGGGCGCGCCGAACCCATCGAGGACACGGCCCGCGTGATCTCGCGCATGGTCGACATCGTCATGATCCGGACCTTCGAGCAAACCCGCATCGAGCGCTTCGCTTCGCATTCGCGCGTCCCGGTCATCAATGGCCTGACCAACGAGTTCCATCCCTGCCAGATCCTGGCGGACATCTTCACCTACGTGGAGCACCGCGGGCCGATCGCCGGCAAGACCGTGGCCTGGGTGGGCGACGCCAACAACATGTCGTATACGTGGCTCCAAGCCGCGGAAATGCTGGGGTTCACGCTGCACGTATCGACGCCCTCCGGCTATGAGCTGGATCCGGTGCGCATCGGCTCGCCGCCCGACACGGTGCTGCGCCAGTTCAAGGACCCGATGGAAGCCTGCCGCGGCGCGCACCTGGTCACCACGGACGTCTGGACCAGCATGGGCTACGAGGCCGAAAACGAACAGCGCCGCGCGGCCTTCGCGGACTGGTGCGTGGACGCCGACATGATGGCGGTGGCCGCGCCGGACGCGGTCTTCATGCACTGCCTGCCCGCCCATCGGGGCGAGGAAGTCACCGGCGAAGTCATCGACGGCCCGCAAAGCGTGGTATGGGACGAGGCGGAAAACCGCCTTCATGTCCAGAAGGCGTTGATGGAGTTCCTGCTGCTCGGGCGCCTGTCCTGA
- a CDS encoding Bug family tripartite tricarboxylate transporter substrate binding protein, translating to MTSPLRTVALAAALSLAAALPAAAKYPDKPVTVIVPFVPGGSSDITARAVLPGMNKIFGQTFVVENKPGANGSIGAQALARSTPDGYTMMVGSIGTFAINQALYKDLSYNPSKDFKYLTMAVRNPNVLVAAPSFPANTVAELVAYAKKNPGTVSYASSGTGSSDHLSAVLFRQKTDSTGVDVPYRGGAAAISDLIGSQVNVSFQNLGAVLSHIKAGKLKALATTGDQRIPDLPDVPTMAEAGIKDMVVYSWQGFAVPAATPADIVAQLSDGLRKTLRDPAVEKTLHGLGFEVVANSPEAFTQFQQAEVKRWQEVIAKSNIKLE from the coding sequence ATGACATCCCCCCTACGCACCGTGGCATTGGCCGCCGCCCTGAGCCTGGCCGCGGCCCTGCCTGCCGCCGCCAAGTATCCGGACAAGCCGGTGACCGTAATCGTCCCCTTCGTACCGGGGGGCTCCTCCGATATCACCGCGCGGGCGGTCCTGCCGGGCATGAACAAGATCTTCGGCCAGACCTTCGTGGTGGAGAACAAGCCGGGCGCGAATGGCTCGATCGGCGCCCAGGCCCTGGCCCGCAGCACGCCGGACGGCTACACGATGATGGTGGGCTCCATCGGAACCTTTGCCATCAATCAGGCGCTTTACAAGGACTTATCGTACAACCCGAGCAAGGACTTCAAGTACCTGACGATGGCGGTGCGCAACCCCAACGTACTGGTCGCGGCGCCCAGCTTCCCGGCAAACACCGTGGCCGAGCTCGTCGCCTATGCCAAGAAGAATCCGGGCACGGTGTCCTATGCCTCATCGGGAACAGGCTCGTCCGACCATCTCTCGGCCGTACTGTTTCGCCAGAAGACCGACAGCACGGGGGTGGACGTGCCCTATCGCGGCGGCGCCGCGGCCATCAGCGACCTGATCGGCAGCCAGGTCAACGTTTCGTTCCAGAACCTCGGCGCGGTGCTTTCGCACATCAAGGCGGGCAAGCTGAAGGCGCTGGCCACGACGGGCGACCAGCGCATCCCGGACCTGCCCGACGTGCCCACCATGGCCGAAGCGGGCATCAAGGATATGGTGGTGTATTCCTGGCAGGGCTTTGCCGTGCCTGCCGCGACCCCGGCCGACATCGTCGCCCAACTGTCCGACGGCTTGCGCAAAACGCTGCGCGATCCCGCGGTGGAAAAAACGCTGCACGGCCTGGGCTTCGAAGTCGTGGCCAATAGCCCGGAGGCATTCACCCAGTTCCAGCAAGCCGAGGTCAAGCGCTGGCAGGAAGTGATCGCGAAGAGCAACATCAAGTTGGAGTAA